In Bacteroidia bacterium, a genomic segment contains:
- a CDS encoding T9SS type A sorting domain-containing protein, with translation MNLFTNRVLIAFLVLALTATVFYTTTSRYWANRNTLIAHDIPLHMEDEGEEDEPTLEERALFVDARIQFEYDMMKDPATGQIPEGIRQIELSQAYRAPVQNPSQRSSAFTVTERGPNNLGGRTRAIAFDTRYASNSTILAGGVSSGVYRTTNGGTTWTKVSSNDEIHNVTAIVQDTRSGQEDTWYYATGEASGNSASLSNNSLYFGTGIWKSTDNGDTWTFLGNSNTGSLESFDNCADFISKLVVDPTNGDIYAAALGEILRSQDGGSTWSLVLGPGCGSPSNMTDIVVTSTGRLYAAFSGVLSSTIDGVWTSTTGDVASWTRIAGNGTPGTWSTSGNYGRVVLAIAPSNENILYALYDNDFSSDCAGTAGVEADFFQWNQGTTTWTDLSANLPDETGCSDGNDPFAIQGGYDLVVAVKPDNASTVFVGGTNIYRSTDGFTSTSNTTRIGGYANTSGYAKYTNHHPDIHALTFAPNNNDVLYSGTDGGIHSADITAGTPSWTSLNNDYVTYQYYHVAIDPTTGSDVVIGGAQDNGTTSSSSGTTHSEIGSGDGVAVGISSGGTNFYGSQNGTLRRNGTYITPSGASTSIFVTYFLLDPDNTEILYFAGGTDLFRTTAASTVTSGTWTTMTGVGSAVGDNIRSLAVTRGSGYGSTDAGRVLYIGTQVGEVFRLNDPAFGAAATAPTDITPGTAGSGIVSSIAVNPNDANEILVTYSNYNTNSVYHTTNANSATPTWSLVEGNISTASFRSASILEEGGITYYVVGTSIGLYCTSTLNGGSTTWTRIGSTSIGYALTSSLALRADDNFLLAGTHGNGMFMVEPPRGPEISFVLTSSSTTEATAATTSCRDYTDITVTMQIAAAPTGDATVTINLAGTATEGTDYDILNVSKQLTFPDASIATQDVDIRIYDDSGDESAETIVLTYVISGTTDATAASYNQSHTITLNDNDTGPVAGFTLFTEDFETALVYGALGSSNWSRGLFGGATGANLWEDGANGGMTGTGSAYASSDGINATYDNTTVDDVILSTPQIDGTAYSGMEVSFDFKCNGESGADYGRLYYSLNGTSFTLIEGTTTAPYVGVTSATPRTVTIPAAVDNSTFFIGWRWTNDANGVGSNPGFVIDNVDVHTTGGTNVETVLNSTDSQYFGPFETVHYYDGSEIVLSLTNNSAYDYGCTSVTVDRAGTGAQSAWSLTAGHELADKTFIITPTNNSPGGGDSYDITLYYTDAEFTGWVANSNPAYTTSDFKLVKSVGPISGLSPANQNATLNLAVTYAALGSNHAFTANFTGGFSGFGGGNPNTPLPVELLTFTGEENAGTVELEWRTGWELNNDRFEVERSADGVAFETIGQVKGKGNSQVPVTYHFPDNNPLSGSNFYRLRQVDFDGKFVYSDIVEVWLAKDFNVRIAPNPFSDFLTVEMFAGEKTESTLKLFSTDGKEVFVKKWNYEGRLNEKLAIPVLPQGIYIYQIENLEKIYTGKLIRR, from the coding sequence ATGAATTTGTTTACCAACCGGGTTTTGATTGCATTTCTTGTGTTAGCATTAACTGCTACCGTTTTTTACACTACTACTTCCAGGTATTGGGCAAACCGCAATACCCTCATCGCACACGATATCCCGCTTCATATGGAAGACGAGGGGGAAGAGGATGAACCAACGCTGGAAGAGCGTGCACTTTTTGTTGATGCACGGATTCAGTTTGAATACGATATGATGAAAGATCCCGCTACGGGGCAAATTCCCGAAGGGATACGCCAAATAGAACTTTCTCAGGCATATCGCGCGCCTGTTCAGAACCCAAGCCAAAGGAGTTCTGCATTTACCGTTACGGAAAGAGGCCCCAATAACCTGGGCGGACGCACACGGGCCATCGCTTTTGATACCCGCTATGCTTCCAACAGTACCATTCTGGCCGGGGGGGTGAGTTCGGGCGTCTATCGCACCACCAACGGCGGTACAACCTGGACAAAAGTCTCCTCCAATGACGAAATCCACAACGTAACTGCTATCGTCCAGGACACTCGCTCCGGCCAGGAAGATACCTGGTATTACGCGACGGGAGAAGCCAGCGGAAATAGTGCGTCTCTTAGCAACAACTCCCTTTATTTTGGAACGGGTATCTGGAAATCAACCGATAATGGCGATACCTGGACTTTCCTCGGAAACTCAAACACGGGCTCCCTGGAGAGTTTTGATAATTGTGCAGACTTTATCAGCAAACTGGTTGTCGACCCTACCAACGGGGATATATATGCTGCGGCATTAGGCGAAATTCTCCGCTCACAGGATGGGGGAAGCACCTGGTCTCTTGTACTGGGCCCTGGTTGTGGCTCTCCTTCGAATATGACCGATATCGTGGTAACTTCAACCGGCCGGCTGTATGCTGCATTTTCCGGTGTTCTCTCTTCAACTATAGATGGCGTCTGGACATCCACCACAGGCGATGTCGCTTCCTGGACCCGTATCGCAGGCAATGGTACCCCCGGAACCTGGAGCACCTCCGGAAACTACGGCAGGGTTGTACTTGCCATTGCTCCGTCAAATGAAAATATACTATATGCGTTATACGATAATGATTTTTCCAGCGACTGCGCAGGTACAGCCGGAGTAGAGGCTGATTTTTTTCAGTGGAACCAGGGCACAACAACATGGACCGACCTCTCGGCCAACTTACCCGATGAAACGGGCTGCTCAGATGGCAATGACCCATTTGCTATCCAGGGAGGATATGACCTGGTAGTGGCTGTAAAACCCGACAATGCATCTACAGTTTTTGTAGGCGGAACCAATATTTACCGTTCGACAGACGGATTTACCTCCACTTCGAATACCACAAGAATCGGCGGTTATGCCAATACAAGTGGGTATGCAAAATATACTAATCACCATCCCGATATTCACGCGCTGACATTTGCCCCCAACAACAACGATGTATTGTATAGTGGTACTGACGGCGGGATTCACAGCGCAGATATTACTGCCGGCACACCTTCCTGGACCAGTTTGAACAATGACTATGTCACTTATCAGTATTACCATGTAGCGATTGACCCGACGACGGGAAGTGACGTGGTAATTGGTGGCGCCCAGGACAACGGAACAACCTCTTCTTCCTCCGGAACTACACATAGTGAAATTGGTTCCGGCGATGGCGTTGCGGTAGGAATATCTTCCGGCGGAACAAATTTTTATGGTTCGCAAAACGGTACGCTACGCAGAAACGGAACCTATATCACTCCCAGTGGTGCATCCACCAGTATATTTGTTACCTATTTTCTCCTCGATCCTGACAATACAGAAATTCTCTATTTTGCCGGAGGAACAGATCTGTTTCGCACAACAGCCGCATCGACGGTAACTTCCGGCACATGGACAACAATGACCGGGGTGGGTAGCGCAGTAGGTGATAATATTCGTTCGCTGGCTGTTACACGGGGAAGTGGATACGGAAGTACAGATGCCGGCCGGGTATTGTATATTGGTACACAGGTAGGAGAAGTTTTCCGGTTAAATGATCCGGCTTTTGGTGCGGCAGCGACCGCACCGACAGATATCACCCCAGGTACAGCCGGATCAGGAATTGTAAGCAGTATTGCAGTGAACCCCAACGATGCCAACGAAATTCTGGTAACCTATTCCAACTATAATACCAACAGCGTTTACCACACTACGAATGCCAATTCGGCTACGCCTACCTGGTCGCTGGTGGAGGGGAATATCTCCACAGCCTCTTTCCGGTCGGCTTCGATTTTGGAAGAAGGCGGCATAACCTATTATGTGGTAGGTACATCAATCGGGTTGTATTGTACATCCACGTTAAATGGTGGTTCGACCACATGGACAAGGATCGGGAGCACCAGTATTGGCTACGCCTTGACAAGTTCGCTGGCTTTACGGGCTGACGACAACTTCCTGCTGGCAGGAACCCATGGAAACGGGATGTTTATGGTAGAGCCGCCCCGTGGGCCGGAAATATCATTTGTCCTCACCAGCTCTTCCACGACAGAGGCAACCGCCGCGACAACTTCCTGCCGGGATTATACAGACATAACCGTGACGATGCAGATCGCTGCAGCACCTACCGGGGATGCTACGGTTACGATCAACCTTGCCGGAACGGCGACGGAGGGCACCGATTACGATATACTCAATGTAAGTAAACAACTCACTTTCCCGGATGCCAGTATAGCTACACAGGATGTGGATATCAGAATCTACGATGATAGTGGCGATGAAAGTGCCGAAACCATTGTGCTGACTTATGTGATTTCCGGCACAACAGATGCTACCGCAGCAAGTTATAATCAGTCTCATACCATTACCCTCAATGACAATGATACCGGGCCGGTCGCCGGTTTTACTTTGTTTACAGAGGACTTTGAGACTGCCCTCGTATACGGCGCATTGGGGAGTTCAAACTGGAGCAGAGGACTGTTTGGCGGAGCAACCGGGGCAAACTTATGGGAAGATGGGGCCAACGGAGGAATGACGGGAACCGGGAGCGCCTATGCTTCCAGTGACGGCATAAATGCTACCTATGATAATACCACTGTCGATGATGTAATTCTGAGTACGCCGCAGATTGATGGTACGGCTTACAGTGGAATGGAAGTGAGCTTTGATTTTAAATGTAACGGAGAGTCAGGCGCTGACTACGGGAGACTGTATTATTCTTTGAATGGGACATCATTCACGCTGATTGAAGGCACTACTACTGCGCCTTATGTCGGAGTAACTTCTGCCACTCCCCGGACGGTAACTATTCCCGCTGCGGTTGACAATTCGACCTTTTTTATCGGGTGGCGCTGGACCAATGATGCAAATGGAGTGGGATCTAATCCCGGCTTTGTCATTGACAATGTGGATGTTCATACTACTGGCGGAACAAACGTTGAGACCGTTCTGAATTCTACTGATTCTCAGTACTTTGGGCCTTTTGAAACGGTACATTATTACGACGGATCAGAGATCGTGCTGAGTCTCACCAATAACTCTGCGTATGATTATGGTTGTACTTCGGTTACGGTAGATCGCGCTGGAACAGGGGCACAGTCTGCCTGGTCGCTTACCGCAGGGCACGAGCTGGCGGACAAAACCTTTATTATCACCCCAACCAACAACAGCCCGGGGGGAGGCGATTCCTACGACATTACCCTTTACTATACTGATGCCGAATTTACCGGTTGGGTAGCCAACAGCAACCCCGCCTACACTACTTCTGACTTTAAACTGGTTAAATCTGTCGGGCCCATCAGCGGATTGTCACCGGCCAACCAGAATGCAACCCTGAACCTGGCGGTAACATATGCTGCCCTGGGATCCAATCATGCCTTTACCGCCAACTTTACCGGAGGATTTTCAGGGTTTGGCGGTGGCAACCCCAATACCCCGCTTCCGGTCGAACTGTTGACCTTTACCGGAGAAGAAAACGCCGGAACAGTTGAGCTGGAATGGCGAACCGGTTGGGAGCTCAACAACGATCGTTTTGAAGTGGAAAGGAGTGCCGACGGGGTTGCTTTTGAAACCATCGGGCAGGTAAAGGGCAAAGGCAATTCGCAGGTACCCGTAACTTATCATTTCCCAGACAATAATCCCTTATCCGGTTCCAACTTCTACCGGTTGAGACAAGTAGATTTTGATGGAAAATTTGTTTATTCTGATATCGTGGAGGTATGGTTGGCCAAAGATTTTAATGTACGTATTGCTCCCAATCCATTTTCTGACTTCCTTACCGTCGAAATGTTTGCCGGGGAAAAGACCGAAAGCACATTGAAACTGTTTTCTACCGATGGGAAAGAGGTGTTTGTGAAGAAATGGAATTATGAAGGCCGGTTGAATGAAAAACTTGCGATTCCGGTGCTGCCTCAGGGAATCTATATTTACCAAATAGAAAATCTGGAAAAAATTTATACCGGGAAACTGATTCGAAGATAA
- a CDS encoding DNRLRE domain-containing protein, whose product MKHSFPKLTLNWSKYFFFFLYFIISAFSGLEHLSAQTSTTIVADLDNTLIEDVGGLLSNGSGNYFFAGRTGQTAGSIRRGLVHFPMDNIPANAIIDSVSLMLNMSQGSGTGTQTVKLHRVMASWGEGSSAAAGNEGAGAASTTGDATWIHRFYDTDSWTTAGGDFLAVSSGSLDVPSTAGNNNWSGAGLVADVAYWITQPDSNFGWVLVGDESKGNTARRFGSHNNSDEGLQPRLFVRYTLPDANDDLLASFGLEIFPNPANERIALKWEGKQTGFAQVNIFDINGKIALHHPESVLLQQGNLSLSISGLNPGIYLVKFSTGEFDVFRKLIIQ is encoded by the coding sequence ATGAAACATTCATTTCCAAAGTTAACACTGAATTGGAGTAAGTATTTTTTCTTTTTTCTCTATTTTATTATTTCTGCGTTTTCAGGCTTAGAGCACCTGTCTGCGCAAACTTCTACGACCATTGTTGCAGACCTCGACAATACATTGATTGAAGATGTTGGCGGCTTGCTGAGCAATGGCAGTGGTAATTATTTTTTTGCAGGCCGAACCGGACAGACCGCAGGGTCGATACGGCGCGGACTGGTACATTTTCCTATGGACAATATTCCTGCCAATGCGATCATCGACAGTGTTTCGCTGATGCTGAATATGTCACAGGGATCCGGTACAGGCACTCAAACAGTCAAATTACACCGTGTGATGGCTTCATGGGGTGAAGGTTCTTCCGCTGCCGCTGGCAATGAAGGCGCAGGTGCCGCATCTACTACAGGTGACGCAACATGGATTCACCGGTTTTATGATACTGATTCATGGACTACGGCAGGGGGTGATTTTCTGGCGGTTTCCAGTGGTAGTCTGGACGTGCCTTCCACTGCTGGAAACAACAATTGGTCCGGAGCAGGCCTGGTTGCCGATGTGGCTTATTGGATAACCCAACCCGACTCCAACTTCGGTTGGGTATTGGTAGGAGATGAGTCGAAAGGGAATACAGCCAGAAGGTTTGGTTCTCACAACAACTCGGATGAAGGACTACAGCCCCGGCTTTTTGTCCGCTACACCCTTCCCGATGCCAACGATGACTTACTCGCAAGCTTTGGACTTGAGATTTTTCCCAATCCGGCCAATGAAAGAATTGCCTTAAAATGGGAAGGGAAACAAACTGGTTTTGCCCAGGTGAATATTTTTGATATTAATGGAAAAATTGCTTTGCACCATCCGGAATCTGTTTTATTACAGCAGGGAAATCTTTCACTTTCTATCTCAGGGCTGAATCCGGGCATTTATCTGGTGAAATTTTCTACCGGTGAATTTGATGTTTTCCGAAAGTTAATAATTCAATAG
- a CDS encoding efflux RND transporter permease subunit, with protein MLNRTIHFFLTHKPIVFLLLAAILAGGTLTSPFPSVWGDWADDARISVDAIPDLGENQQIVFTRWPGRSPKDIEDQITYPLTTTLMGIPGVKTVRSNSVFGFSSIYLIFEEGTEFFWSRSRILEKLNALSPGTLPDNVQPQLGPDATALGQVFWYTLEGRDKEGNPTGGWDLQEIRSVQDFQVKYALASVGGVAEVASVGGFLQEYQIDVDPVSLKAYDLTLSQIMESVRNTNMDVGARTIEINRVEYTVRGLGYIKSIQDLENAVITTRNQVPVRIRQIARVSLGPAPRRGVLDKGGAEVAGGVVVARYGANPMKVIESVKDRIQQLGPGLPRKTLGDGTISQLTIVPFYDRSTLIKETLGTLQTALILEILITVLVIVVMIRSIGASLLISGLLPVAVLLTFIGMRFLGTEANIVSLAGIAIAIGTMVDVGIVLTENIIQRLRTDTTDTPPRRKVSEAAKEVTPAILTAILTTIVSFLPVFFMEGAEGKLFRPLAITKTIALVSSLAMALVIVPAFAHLTFNYFRLEKWAEYSRKWITRLPGIRKTGFSRPDIWLVSLILLAMLARYWAPLGAGANNWQHFLFTAIVVPGLLGIMLLLHKYYTRILTWCLQHKLAFFSLPMALTALTFTVWFGYGKMTAIVPDFLKQHAVYQFVSKTFPGLGKEFMPALDEGSFLLMPTSMPHAGMEENQEVLQQLDMAVAAIPEIESVVGKLGRAESALDPAPISMYENLIHYKSEYITDSNGFRVRFRVNAEGAFERDADGKLIPDASGMYFRQWRDHIHSPDDIWKEIAAIELPGVTSAPRLQPIETRLVMLQTGMRAPMGIKVSGTNLDSIQQFATQLETILKHVEDIQPATVFADRILSKPYLIIDIDREKIARYGLTVKKIQEIIEVGIGGMPLSQSVEGRERYAIRLRYARELRDDPGRIARLPVPAPGGIQVPLGELTHIGYASGPQMIRTEDNFLVAYVLFDRSSKKSEISVVEQAQAAIQKEIESGKLVIPAGVNFAFAGSYQQQARAEKKLLIIIPFAIMLVFGLLYLQFRSVVTSLMIFSGIWLAFCGGMLLVWLYGEPWFLSIHIGSLSLRSLFHIDTVNLSVAVWVGFIALFGIATDDGVVIATYLHQVFEKRNPKTRASIRKAVLEAGKRRIKPCLMTTATTVLALLPILTSTGRGSDIMIPMAIPLFGGMMMELVTLFIVPVLYAAWQEKILSAT; from the coding sequence ATGCTGAACCGGACCATACATTTTTTTCTTACACACAAACCCATAGTTTTCCTGCTGCTTGCCGCTATTCTGGCTGGTGGAACGCTCACCTCTCCTTTTCCTTCGGTTTGGGGTGATTGGGCCGACGACGCCCGTATCTCTGTAGATGCGATTCCGGATCTGGGAGAAAATCAACAGATTGTATTCACCCGCTGGCCAGGCCGTTCACCCAAAGACATTGAAGACCAGATCACCTACCCGCTCACGACAACGCTGATGGGCATTCCAGGGGTAAAAACGGTCCGGAGTAATTCTGTATTTGGGTTTTCCAGCATCTACTTGATTTTTGAGGAAGGTACGGAATTTTTCTGGAGTCGCTCCCGTATTCTGGAAAAACTCAATGCGCTTTCTCCAGGCACCCTTCCCGACAATGTGCAACCACAACTTGGCCCCGATGCCACCGCACTGGGGCAGGTATTCTGGTACACACTGGAAGGCAGGGATAAAGAAGGAAATCCAACAGGCGGCTGGGATCTTCAAGAGATACGATCTGTTCAGGATTTTCAGGTAAAATATGCACTTGCTTCTGTCGGGGGGGTAGCTGAAGTCGCCTCAGTTGGCGGATTTTTGCAAGAGTATCAGATCGATGTGGATCCTGTATCCCTCAAAGCATACGATCTCACGCTTAGTCAGATTATGGAAAGCGTGCGCAATACCAATATGGACGTAGGCGCCCGTACCATTGAGATCAATCGGGTGGAATACACAGTACGAGGACTTGGTTATATAAAGTCCATACAGGATTTAGAGAATGCGGTTATCACCACACGCAATCAGGTACCGGTACGCATTCGGCAGATCGCCCGGGTTTCGCTAGGACCTGCACCCCGAAGAGGAGTCCTCGATAAAGGCGGAGCCGAAGTCGCCGGTGGCGTGGTAGTTGCGCGATACGGCGCAAACCCGATGAAAGTCATCGAATCGGTCAAAGACCGGATCCAGCAACTGGGACCAGGACTCCCCCGCAAAACACTCGGCGACGGTACAATTTCCCAATTAACCATCGTCCCTTTTTACGACAGAAGCACCCTCATAAAAGAGACGCTGGGCACACTCCAAACTGCCCTGATCCTGGAAATACTAATTACCGTGCTGGTAATTGTTGTCATGATCCGAAGTATCGGCGCTTCCCTGCTGATCTCCGGATTGCTGCCGGTGGCTGTTTTACTGACTTTTATTGGCATGCGTTTTCTCGGTACGGAGGCCAATATTGTCTCACTTGCCGGTATTGCCATTGCCATCGGTACGATGGTCGATGTGGGAATTGTGCTGACTGAAAATATCATTCAGCGACTGCGTACAGACACCACGGATACACCACCCCGGCGCAAAGTTTCGGAAGCGGCCAAAGAAGTTACCCCGGCTATTCTTACGGCCATTCTCACGACCATTGTAAGTTTTCTACCAGTATTTTTTATGGAAGGGGCAGAAGGGAAGTTGTTCAGGCCACTTGCCATCACAAAAACCATCGCGTTGGTATCATCGCTGGCTATGGCACTGGTCATTGTACCCGCCTTTGCACACCTTACCTTCAACTACTTCCGGCTGGAAAAATGGGCTGAATACAGTAGAAAATGGATCACCCGGTTGCCAGGCATACGGAAAACCGGTTTTTCCCGGCCGGATATCTGGCTGGTTTCACTCATTTTGCTGGCTATGCTGGCGCGGTACTGGGCACCATTGGGGGCCGGGGCAAATAACTGGCAACATTTTCTCTTTACAGCGATCGTTGTGCCCGGGCTGCTGGGCATCATGCTTTTACTCCACAAATATTATACACGCATTCTTACCTGGTGTCTGCAACACAAGCTGGCATTTTTTTCCTTGCCAATGGCCCTCACTGCATTGACATTTACGGTGTGGTTTGGTTATGGAAAAATGACGGCGATCGTTCCTGATTTTTTGAAACAGCATGCAGTTTATCAGTTTGTTTCAAAAACATTTCCCGGACTCGGCAAAGAATTTATGCCGGCGCTGGATGAAGGTTCTTTTTTGCTGATGCCCACCTCCATGCCTCACGCCGGAATGGAAGAAAATCAGGAAGTATTACAGCAATTGGACATGGCCGTTGCCGCCATTCCGGAAATAGAAAGTGTAGTGGGAAAACTCGGCAGAGCCGAATCAGCACTGGACCCGGCACCGATTTCGATGTATGAGAATCTGATACACTATAAAAGTGAATATATTACCGATTCCAACGGATTCCGGGTTCGCTTCAGGGTCAACGCCGAGGGGGCGTTTGAGCGCGATGCCGACGGCAAGCTGATTCCCGATGCCAGCGGCATGTATTTCCGCCAATGGCGGGATCATATTCACTCTCCCGATGATATATGGAAGGAGATCGCGGCCATTGAGTTGCCGGGCGTAACCTCTGCCCCGCGGCTTCAACCCATCGAAACACGTCTTGTCATGCTTCAGACCGGCATGCGGGCGCCGATGGGAATCAAAGTCAGTGGAACGAATCTCGACAGCATACAGCAATTTGCCACACAACTGGAAACTATATTAAAACATGTGGAAGATATTCAGCCGGCAACGGTCTTTGCCGACCGCATTCTCTCCAAACCTTACCTGATTATAGATATTGACCGGGAAAAAATCGCCCGTTATGGACTCACGGTCAAAAAAATTCAGGAAATCATTGAGGTGGGAATCGGCGGAATGCCGCTGAGTCAGTCGGTCGAAGGACGCGAGCGATATGCCATAAGGCTCCGCTATGCACGCGAACTCCGCGACGACCCCGGCCGCATCGCGCGGCTACCCGTTCCCGCCCCCGGCGGCATTCAGGTTCCCCTCGGTGAACTCACACATATTGGCTACGCCTCCGGGCCGCAGATGATTCGCACAGAAGACAATTTCCTTGTGGCTTATGTACTATTTGACCGCAGTTCGAAAAAATCGGAAATCAGCGTGGTCGAACAGGCACAAGCAGCCATTCAGAAAGAAATTGAATCCGGGAAACTGGTGATACCGGCAGGGGTTAATTTTGCCTTTGCAGGAAGTTACCAGCAACAGGCACGAGCCGAAAAAAAACTATTGATTATTATTCCTTTTGCAATCATGCTGGTATTTGGCCTGCTGTATCTGCAATTTCGGTCAGTGGTCACTTCTCTGATGATTTTTTCGGGAATATGGCTTGCTTTCTGTGGAGGTATGCTCCTGGTCTGGTTATATGGAGAACCGTGGTTTCTGTCCATACATATTGGCAGCCTTTCATTGAGGAGCCTGTTTCATATTGACACGGTCAACCTGAGCGTAGCGGTTTGGGTAGGATTTATTGCGTTATTCGGTATTGCCACCGATGACGGCGTGGTGATCGCAACATATCTGCACCAGGTGTTTGAAAAACGAAACCCCAAAACGCGGGCATCAATCCGAAAGGCTGTGCTGGAGGCTGGAAAAAGACGTATCAAACCCTGCCTGATGACAACGGCAACGACTGTTCTGGCATTATTGCCGATCCTGACCTCTACCGGGCGGGGATCGGATATTATGATTCCGATGGCGATCCCGCTTTTCGGAGGGATGATGATGGAACTGGTGACCTTGTTTATCGTGCCTGTGCTGTATGCTGCCTGGCAGGAAAAAATATTATCCGCAACCTGA
- a CDS encoding efflux RND transporter periplasmic adaptor subunit: MMEIKKFIPLLYIFSGLLLGWLIFGRSSGEQPAHDHAETAVVWTCSMHPEIRLPEPVPCPLCGMDLIPMNGNETTDSLTLTLSESNAKMAMIRSAPVIKSKVEKEILLQGRLVPDERNTFQVSARYSGRIDHLRVNYTGAYVEEGEVLADLYSPELIAAQTEFFDATSLRKMNPAVYITARNKLRRWNISEETIDGIETGEPIVKNIQITAPVSGTIIRRNVTEGQYVSESSSLFEVANLSRIWAIFDAYEEDVPWLRIGNVVSFTNPSVPGKTFTGKISFIDPLVNPTSRTVSIRVDVANPDRLLKPEMYVYGKIAASGREKTPQLVVPKTAVLWTGRRSLVYVQIPEVTPPAFHIREVTIGPDLGEEYVILQGLKEGELVVVNGAFKIDAAAQLAGKYSMMHPPHPAGEKPAAEGTVSPHFNKKIQPLFQAYFELKNALVATDASLASEAAMKLNQSIAEISASGLSGDYEKKWKEISHIIRQSGEKIHAEKKEVSVQREAFLPISNAFIQLIRNFPLPEITVYQAWCPMAFDNTGAGWLSEIEEIRNPYFGDKMLRCGVVKQTFTPSKP, translated from the coding sequence ATGATGGAAATAAAAAAGTTTATCCCCCTGCTCTATATCTTTTCGGGTCTTTTATTAGGATGGCTCATCTTTGGAAGGTCTTCCGGCGAGCAACCTGCCCATGACCATGCGGAAACAGCCGTTGTCTGGACTTGTTCCATGCATCCGGAAATCCGCCTGCCTGAACCAGTACCCTGCCCTTTATGCGGTATGGACCTGATCCCAATGAATGGCAACGAAACGACCGATTCGCTTACCCTGACTTTATCGGAAAGCAATGCAAAAATGGCGATGATTCGCTCAGCACCCGTCATCAAAAGTAAAGTTGAGAAAGAAATTCTTTTACAAGGGCGACTGGTACCTGATGAGCGGAATACTTTTCAGGTGAGCGCACGGTATTCGGGCAGAATTGACCATCTGCGCGTCAATTATACCGGCGCCTATGTAGAGGAGGGAGAGGTGCTGGCTGACCTCTATTCACCCGAACTGATTGCAGCACAGACAGAGTTTTTTGATGCCACCAGTCTCCGGAAAATGAACCCTGCCGTGTACATTACCGCCCGCAACAAACTCCGCAGATGGAATATTTCCGAAGAAACGATTGATGGGATTGAAACGGGTGAACCCATCGTAAAAAATATCCAGATAACAGCACCGGTTTCAGGAACCATTATCCGGAGAAATGTCACCGAAGGGCAATACGTCAGTGAAAGTTCTTCTCTGTTTGAAGTAGCAAACCTGAGTCGGATTTGGGCAATATTTGACGCCTACGAAGAGGACGTACCTTGGCTGCGAATTGGAAATGTCGTTTCTTTTACCAATCCTTCAGTGCCGGGAAAAACATTTACCGGAAAAATCAGCTTTATAGATCCACTCGTAAACCCAACATCGCGTACAGTAAGCATCCGGGTAGATGTCGCCAATCCCGATCGCCTGCTAAAACCCGAAATGTATGTCTATGGAAAAATAGCCGCTTCAGGCAGGGAAAAGACACCGCAGTTGGTTGTACCCAAAACGGCTGTGCTCTGGACAGGAAGACGGTCGCTGGTCTATGTACAGATACCGGAAGTGACACCACCGGCATTTCATATCCGGGAAGTCACCATTGGCCCTGATCTGGGCGAGGAGTATGTCATATTACAGGGGTTGAAAGAAGGAGAACTCGTAGTGGTAAACGGCGCTTTCAAGATAGACGCTGCGGCCCAGCTTGCCGGCAAATATAGCATGATGCACCCCCCTCACCCTGCTGGCGAAAAACCAGCTGCAGAAGGAACGGTTTCCCCTCATTTTAACAAAAAAATCCAACCGCTGTTTCAGGCATATTTTGAGCTTAAAAATGCCCTCGTGGCAACTGACGCTTCACTCGCTTCAGAAGCTGCCATGAAACTCAATCAAAGCATAGCCGAGATTTCCGCATCAGGATTAAGCGGCGATTATGAGAAGAAGTGGAAAGAAATCTCTCATATCATTCGTCAGAGCGGGGAAAAAATTCACGCAGAAAAAAAGGAAGTTTCTGTTCAGCGGGAAGCATTTTTACCCATATCCAATGCTTTTATCCAACTGATCAGAAACTTCCCACTGCCGGAGATCACCGTTTATCAGGCCTGGTGTCCCATGGCTTTCGACAATACAGGCGCCGGATGGCTAAGTGAAATTGAGGAGATTCGCAACCCATACTTTGGAGATAAAATGCTCCGTTGTGGGGTTGTCAAACAAACATTTACCCCCTCAAAACCATAA